One Triticum dicoccoides isolate Atlit2015 ecotype Zavitan chromosome 5B, WEW_v2.0, whole genome shotgun sequence genomic window carries:
- the LOC119309015 gene encoding BTB/POZ and MATH domain-containing protein 2-like, with translation MAPFEIQTAQATVAFEIAGYIRLKGLGRGKWLRSPTISVGGYEWSIRYYPDGDKSEASQGYVSVFLEILTKNAEVRAVFSLMFVEPVKGQSIVVLSLQEPQVFHPKRLSLGITRFMKTTTEVESVYLRNDCLVIECEVTVIKEALEFHVPPSRLLDNLAKLLDEKKGADVTFKVQGEVFSAHKVLLATQSAVFDAEFYGPMWDKGAXDITIDDMQPAIFKSFLHFIYTDSMPSMDDLEDDDKREMVKHLLVAADKYAMERMKMICEGMLCKSLDVENVATLLALADQHNCRNLKYACIEFMLSSNRMNDVIASQGYVQLKKSSPDIIVDVLERAAKSRNMPTCYKWFLDMVI, from the exons ATGGCTCCATTCGAGATCCAGACGGCGCAGGCCACGGTTGCGTTCGAGATTGCTGGCTACATCCGTCTCAAGGGCCTCGGTAGAGGCAAATGGCTCCGTTCCCCGACAATCTCAGTCGGCGGCTACGAATGGTCCATCCGCTACTATCCCGACGGAGACAAAAGCGAAGCCAGCCAAGGTTACGTCTCCGTCTTCCTCGAGATCTTGACCAAGAACGCCGAGGTGAGGGCGGTCTTCAGCTTGATGTTTGTGGAGCCCGTTAAGGGGCAGTCGATTGTGGTGCTCTCCCTCCAAGAACCACAAGTGTTTCACCCTAAAAGGCTATCTTTGGGCATAACAAGGTTCATGAAGACCACCACTGAAGTAGAGTCGGTGTACCTGCGAAACGATTGCCTCGTGATCGAGTGTGAAGTCACCGTTATCAAGGAAGCACTCGAGTTCCATGTTCCGCCGTCCCGCCTTTTGGATAATCTTGCAAAGTTACTAGATGAGAAGAAAGGAGCAGACGTGACTTTCAAGGTGCAAGGGGAAGTTTTTTCTGCTCATAAGGTTTTGCTTGCGACGCAATCAGCGGTCTTCGATGCGGAGTTCTATGGGCCGATGTGGGACAAAGGGGC NNNGGACATAACTATTGATGACATGCAGCCTGCTATTTTCAAGTCATTTCTTCACTTCATCTACACGGATTCAATGCCTTCCATGGACGATCTCGAGGATGATGACAAAAGAGAAATGGTTAAGCACTTACTCGTGGCTGCGGACAAGTATGCCATGGAAAGGATGAAGATGATATGTGAAGGCATGCTATGCAAGAGTCTTGATGTGGAGAATGTGGCCACCCTATTAGCTCTAGCTGACCAGCATaattgcagaaatctcaaatatgcTTGCATTGAATTTATGCTCTCTTCGAATAGAATGAATGATGTGATCGCAAGCCAAGGGTATGTACAACTCAAGAAATCTTCGCCTGATATCATTGTAGATGTGTTGGAGAGAGCAGCTAAGTCCCGCAATATGCCAACCTG TTACAAATGGTTCCTTGACATGGTTATCTGA
- the LOC119306157 gene encoding BTB/POZ and MATH domain-containing protein 1-like: MLASESSMVRVPSRCTAETARATVAFEITGYSLHKGLGRGKFLCSPAFSVGGYEWCIGYYPDGYEDEGGEGHVSAFLKLLTKNAEVRVLYKLLLVEPSSERSIGVSCKVPRVFTSESPCWGSRKLSAAEVESVYLRNDCLMIECEIGVIKETLDIYVPPSDLLDNLATLLEGKIGADVTFKVQGEVFSAHKILLAMRSAVFNAEFYGAMRDKGAQDITVDDMQPAVFRAFLHFIYTDSMPPMDGLEDDDKREMVKHLLVAAEKYAMERMKRICESILCKSLDVETVATILALANQYHCNNLKDACIEFMLSSNRMKDVISSQGYLHLKRSSPDVIVDVLERAAKSCKI; the protein is encoded by the coding sequence ATGCTAGCGTCGGAGAGTTCAATGGTGAGGGTGCCATCGAGGTGCACAGCAGAGACAGCGCGGGCCACGGTCGCGTTCGAGATCACCGGCTACAGCCTGCACAAGGGCCTCGGTAGAGGCAAATTCCTCTGTTCTCCTGCATTCTCCGTCGGCGGCTATGAATGGTGCATCGGCTACTACCCCGACGGTTACGAGGACGAGGGGGGCGAAGGTCACGTCTCTGCCTTCCTCAAGCTCTTGACCAAGAACGCCGAGGTGAGGGTGCTCTACAAATTGTTGCTTGTGGAGCCGTCTAGCGAGCGGTCGATTGGGGTGAGCTGCAAAGTCCCACGAGTGTTCACCAGTGAAAGTCCATGTTGGGGCTCTCGAAAGTTGTCGGCCGCTGAAGTGGAGTCGGTGTACCTGCGGAACGATTGTCTCATGATCGAGTGCGAAATCGGTGTTATCAAGGAAACACTTGATATCTATGTGCCGCCCTCTGACCTTTTGGATAATCTTGCAACCTTGCTAGAGGGGAAGATAGGAGCAGACGTGACTTTCAAGGTTCAAGGGGAGGTTTTTTCTGCTCACAAGATTTTGCTCGCGATGAGATCGGCGGTCTTCAACGCGGAGTTCTACGGGGCGATGAGGGACAAAGGGGCGCAGGACATAACTGTTGACGACATGCAGCCTGCTGTTTTCAGGGCATTTCTTCACTTCATATACACGGATTCAATGCCTCCCATGGACGGTCTTGAGGATGATGACAAAAGAGAAATGGTTAAGCACTTACTCGTGGCTGCGGAAAAGTATGCCATGGAAAGGATGAAGAGGATATGTGAAAGCATACTATGCAAGAGTCTTGATGTTGAGACTGTGGCGACCATCTTAGCTCTAGCTAACCAGTATCATTGCAACAACCTCAAAGATGCTTGCATTGAATTTATGCTCTCTTCAAATAGAATGAAAGATGTGATCTCAAGCCAAGGTTATCTACACCTCAAAAGATCTTCTCCTGATGTCATCGTGGATGTGTTGGAGAGAGCAGCTAAGTCCTGCAAGATTTAG